The Fervidobacterium gondwanense DSM 13020 genome window below encodes:
- a CDS encoding NAD-dependent epimerase/dehydratase family protein, which translates to MIRDKVIFVTGGAGFIGWNTILRLCNDNKIIIYDNMYRHSKSDTFNLNVDNISIIKGDILDYELLYSSIPENTDIVLHFAAIAGVDTVLRNPVKTMEINTIGTYFLLKVVKEKGLIDKLHRLVFLSTSEVFGVTAFKSSEDTSTNLQPVGEARWVYSVSKVAGEHLINAYNKEFGLRSTILRPFNVYGPGQIGEGAIHQFVVRAIKNEPLQIHGDGTQIRSWCYIDDMVDGILLSLENDKAIGEVFNIGNPRGTLTILSLAEKVIYLSGSSSPIIFVPKNYIDVELRIPNIEKAQRILNYNPKVDLNEGLLRTIEWYKSRINKVY; encoded by the coding sequence ATGATAAGAGATAAGGTGATTTTCGTTACCGGTGGTGCCGGATTTATCGGTTGGAATACTATTCTGCGACTTTGTAATGATAATAAGATAATTATATACGATAACATGTATCGCCATTCAAAAAGCGATACTTTCAATTTGAACGTCGACAATATATCTATAATAAAAGGTGACATTCTAGATTATGAGCTTCTATATTCCTCAATTCCCGAAAACACTGACATAGTTCTCCATTTTGCAGCTATAGCTGGCGTGGATACTGTTTTAAGAAACCCTGTCAAGACTATGGAAATCAATACTATTGGTACTTATTTTCTTCTCAAGGTTGTTAAGGAGAAAGGACTAATTGATAAACTCCACAGATTAGTCTTCCTTTCCACGAGTGAGGTCTTTGGCGTAACAGCTTTTAAATCATCAGAAGATACCTCAACAAATTTACAACCTGTAGGAGAAGCAAGATGGGTATATTCTGTAAGTAAAGTTGCGGGCGAACATTTAATCAATGCATACAATAAGGAATTTGGACTAAGAAGTACCATCTTAAGACCATTTAATGTGTACGGACCTGGACAGATCGGTGAGGGTGCAATACACCAGTTTGTCGTTCGAGCCATAAAAAATGAACCATTGCAAATTCACGGGGACGGTACACAAATTAGATCTTGGTGTTACATAGACGATATGGTTGACGGAATTCTTTTGTCTCTGGAAAACGATAAGGCCATAGGTGAAGTTTTCAACATTGGAAATCCCAGGGGAACGCTTACCATTCTTTCGCTCGCAGAGAAGGTAATTTATTTATCCGGCTCATCTTCACCTATCATATTTGTTCCAAAGAATTATATCGACGTGGAGTTGAGAATCCCAAATATTGAAAAGGCTCAGAGAATATTAAATTACAATCCAAAAGTTGATTTAAACGAAGGATTGCTTAGAACGATCGAGTGGTATAAAAGTCGTATCAATAAAGTATATTAA
- a CDS encoding DegT/DnrJ/EryC1/StrS family aminotransferase: protein MRVRLSMPCIADKEELLNNFRKILDSGYFVQGEQVRIFEEKLKEYLGTKYCIAVSSGTAALHLALLALNIHEGDEVIVPSFTFPATVNVIELVKAKPVFVDVDLDTYNINVKQIESKITSKTKAIMPVHLFGNPAEMDVILEIAKKYELKVIEDAAGALGSLYKGRKCGTIGDIGCFSFHPRKVITTAEGGLVVTNDDEIARKIFALRNHGFFQVGNNREFLMPGLNYRMNEFEAALGIVQMEKLDEMVSQRIKIANEYMKRLEKIKGLSLQKTTDDCVNSYQAFVVMHNAFTNSEIIQKLSRYGIETTVGAFAVHELSYYKDIYRCSSEDFPNAKVLHDKAFAIPIYNDMVMEEIEYVVESLERMIFNEDRE, encoded by the coding sequence ATGAGAGTAAGACTTTCTATGCCATGTATTGCTGACAAAGAAGAATTACTGAACAATTTTAGAAAAATACTTGACAGTGGATACTTTGTTCAAGGAGAACAAGTCAGAATTTTTGAAGAGAAACTCAAAGAATACCTTGGTACTAAATATTGTATAGCAGTTAGTTCTGGAACTGCAGCTCTTCACTTGGCTCTTTTAGCTTTGAACATACATGAAGGTGATGAGGTAATAGTTCCATCTTTCACTTTTCCGGCAACTGTAAATGTCATAGAGCTTGTTAAGGCAAAGCCTGTGTTTGTTGATGTTGATTTAGACACTTATAACATAAACGTTAAACAAATTGAATCAAAAATAACAAGCAAAACAAAAGCAATTATGCCCGTGCATCTTTTTGGCAATCCTGCAGAAATGGATGTAATTTTAGAGATAGCAAAAAAGTACGAACTGAAAGTTATAGAAGACGCTGCAGGTGCATTAGGAAGTCTTTACAAAGGCAGAAAGTGTGGTACTATCGGGGATATTGGTTGTTTCAGTTTCCATCCAAGAAAAGTAATTACAACAGCAGAAGGTGGGTTAGTTGTCACGAATGATGACGAAATTGCGAGAAAAATATTTGCTCTAAGAAATCATGGATTCTTCCAGGTAGGTAATAACAGAGAATTCTTAATGCCAGGGCTTAACTATAGGATGAATGAGTTCGAGGCTGCACTTGGAATCGTACAAATGGAAAAACTCGATGAAATGGTTTCGCAAAGAATAAAAATCGCAAATGAGTATATGAAAAGACTTGAAAAGATAAAAGGACTAAGTTTGCAAAAGACGACGGATGATTGCGTAAACTCTTATCAGGCTTTCGTTGTAATGCACAACGCTTTTACAAATTCTGAAATTATTCAGAAGCTTTCGAGGTATGGTATCGAAACAACCGTAGGAGCATTTGCTGTACATGAATTGAGCTATTACAAGGATATTTATCGATGCTCTTCCGAAGATTTTCCAAATGCAAAGGTACTTCATGATAAAGCCTTTGCTATACCAATATACAACGATATGGTAATGGAGGAAATTGAATATGTTGTTGAATCATTGGAAAGGATGATATTCAATGAAGATAGAGAATAA
- a CDS encoding acyltransferase, with translation MFDIKDFKKLGENVIFEHGVLVFHPENIEIGNNVYIGHYTILKGYYKNIISIGDHTWIGQQCFFHGAGGLKIGRAVGIGPKVTILTSQHDLTHLDIPVYFAPLLFEEVIISDGADIGAGSIILPGVKIGEGAVIGAGSVVTKSVPAYEIWAGNPAKKLRER, from the coding sequence ATGTTTGACATTAAAGATTTCAAAAAGCTCGGAGAAAACGTTATTTTCGAGCACGGAGTACTGGTTTTTCATCCGGAAAATATAGAGATTGGTAACAATGTATACATAGGTCACTACACTATATTGAAAGGTTATTATAAGAATATTATATCCATAGGAGATCACACATGGATTGGCCAACAGTGCTTTTTCCACGGTGCAGGTGGGTTAAAAATAGGTAGAGCTGTTGGAATTGGTCCAAAAGTTACCATACTAACATCGCAGCACGATTTAACGCATTTGGACATTCCTGTATATTTCGCACCCTTACTTTTTGAGGAAGTTATAATAAGCGATGGAGCTGATATAGGTGCTGGATCGATAATACTGCCGGGTGTTAAAATTGGAGAAGGAGCTGTTATAGGGGCTGGATCTGTAGTTACCAAGAGTGTTCCTGCCTATGAAATTTGGGCAGGTAATCCTGCAAAAAAACTTCGTGAAAGATAA
- a CDS encoding glycosyltransferase, with protein sequence MRVLHAPIEIAGQLWEYTDALRKVGVNARKLTFEEHPFGYKDDIIIKITGATHVYDLVGAEIKIFTELVNSFDIFHFHFGESLIHQNLDLPALKFMGKKVLMNFWGSDVRLKSIAKQKNPFYSDEMHLGDDNLKIEKLKIISRFVDCAVISDYELYEYIEPFFKNIKLIRQAVDTEVLQPKYPEPVNERPVIVHAPSRTNVKGTSFVENAIEKLLLKYNFEYIRLSGLPHDKVLSTILNSDIVIDQVILGAHGILSVEAMALGKPVVCYIREDLIDKYPSDLPLVNATPVTLEEEIEKLLQSGELRHEIGKRSRKYVENYHSKITIGLELKKLYETL encoded by the coding sequence TTGAGAGTTTTACATGCCCCAATCGAAATAGCTGGCCAGCTTTGGGAATACACCGATGCTTTAAGAAAAGTTGGTGTAAATGCAAGAAAACTGACTTTTGAAGAGCATCCTTTTGGATACAAAGATGACATAATAATCAAAATTACAGGCGCAACCCACGTCTATGACTTAGTTGGTGCAGAGATTAAGATTTTCACCGAATTAGTAAACTCATTTGATATTTTCCACTTTCATTTTGGAGAGTCTTTAATTCACCAGAATCTCGATTTACCTGCACTTAAATTTATGGGTAAAAAAGTGTTGATGAATTTCTGGGGGAGCGATGTGAGATTAAAATCTATTGCAAAGCAAAAGAATCCGTTTTACAGCGACGAGATGCACCTTGGTGATGACAATTTGAAGATCGAAAAGTTGAAGATAATATCAAGATTTGTCGATTGCGCTGTCATCTCAGATTATGAGTTATATGAATATATAGAGCCGTTTTTTAAAAACATAAAACTAATACGACAAGCAGTAGACACAGAAGTTCTTCAACCAAAGTACCCAGAACCCGTCAACGAAAGACCAGTTATTGTACATGCTCCAAGTCGAACAAACGTAAAAGGAACTTCTTTTGTTGAGAATGCGATTGAAAAACTTCTACTAAAATACAACTTTGAATATATCAGGCTAAGTGGATTACCCCATGATAAGGTTTTAAGTACAATTTTGAATTCAGACATTGTCATTGATCAGGTAATCTTAGGTGCCCATGGTATACTTTCAGTTGAAGCAATGGCACTTGGAAAACCAGTTGTATGTTACATCAGGGAGGATCTGATAGACAAGTATCCAAGCGATTTACCGTTAGTCAATGCAACACCCGTTACACTAGAAGAGGAGATTGAAAAGCTACTACAATCTGGTGAACTGCGTCATGAAATAGGGAAAAGGTCCAGGAAATATGTTGAAAACTATCATAGCAAAATAACAATTGGGTTGGAACTTAAAAAGCTGTATGAGACCCTTTAA
- a CDS encoding methyltransferase domain-containing protein, which produces MRIHDKDWAVYDLLGDTQLSSGNIPMALKYYSKAAQLTDNPEMKNKFMELYKKEKKDTKIAFLCLPVYENFLKDIAEVLSLTYDTKLVVTEDIKTLQEAVRWADIIWLEWANEMAIFVTKNIPELSKKKVICRLHSYEALTDFPERIDWTKIDHLIFVAKHTQEIFRELHKTLDIPNVKEHVISNGIDLDRFKFTLHKPGYNLAVAAIIGHKKDPTMWIQLLAKLKRIDKNYKLHIAGEFENFRYKVYFNYSIKEVDLEENMILHGWVKDIEKFLEDKNFVLSTSIHEGHPYNIMEGMARGIKPIILNYRGAKEQWPNDLIYNTLDEALEIITNKSYDSESYRAFVELNYSLEKQIVEIYRLIKSIDDKTYNTQKTSVSVISNKDVVEDKNKENLEKAKSADEIKDYYDNFLERLKYDHIRENPRHSRVKDTLSKLVRPYIKVLDIGCGTGITSYFMASKGAIVTAIDLSDKLIEFAKQNSYHSNITYIVADATKLELNRSDFDLITIVDSMEHIPQNIVNDLFKVIKNHSNSSTVIYLNIPDARYQTFLRNNYPDRLQIVDETYYLDFLFKKFGEIGFEPIYVNIYGLDVPYQYDEIVFVTKEYLENTYNVEFSKYK; this is translated from the coding sequence ATGAGAATACACGACAAAGATTGGGCTGTGTACGATTTACTCGGGGATACTCAACTGAGCTCTGGAAACATTCCGATGGCTTTGAAATACTATTCAAAAGCGGCCCAGCTAACTGATAATCCAGAAATGAAAAACAAGTTCATGGAACTGTACAAGAAAGAGAAAAAAGACACGAAGATAGCATTCTTATGTCTGCCAGTGTACGAAAATTTTCTTAAAGATATCGCTGAAGTGCTATCTCTTACTTATGATACAAAGCTTGTTGTGACTGAAGACATCAAAACCTTACAGGAAGCTGTAAGATGGGCTGATATAATTTGGCTTGAGTGGGCGAATGAAATGGCAATTTTTGTGACGAAAAACATACCAGAACTTTCTAAAAAGAAGGTTATCTGCAGATTGCATAGTTACGAAGCACTTACTGATTTTCCTGAAAGAATAGATTGGACAAAAATCGATCATTTGATCTTTGTTGCAAAGCACACACAGGAGATCTTCCGTGAGCTTCACAAGACACTTGATATCCCGAACGTGAAAGAGCATGTTATTAGCAATGGAATTGATCTGGACAGATTTAAGTTCACTTTGCACAAACCAGGCTATAACTTAGCTGTTGCGGCAATTATAGGTCACAAAAAGGATCCAACAATGTGGATTCAGCTTCTTGCTAAACTTAAAAGAATTGATAAGAATTACAAGCTCCACATAGCTGGAGAATTCGAAAATTTCAGATACAAGGTTTATTTCAATTATTCAATCAAAGAGGTTGATTTAGAAGAAAACATGATTTTACATGGTTGGGTGAAAGATATTGAAAAATTCTTGGAAGATAAGAATTTTGTCTTATCCACAAGTATACATGAAGGTCATCCCTACAACATAATGGAGGGCATGGCAAGAGGAATAAAACCGATAATCTTGAATTATCGCGGAGCGAAAGAACAATGGCCAAACGACTTAATTTACAATACTTTAGACGAAGCCTTAGAAATTATAACTAACAAATCTTACGATTCAGAAAGCTACAGAGCATTTGTAGAATTAAACTATTCGCTTGAGAAACAGATTGTGGAAATTTATAGATTGATTAAAAGCATTGATGATAAGACATATAATACACAAAAAACAAGTGTCTCTGTCATTTCAAACAAAGACGTGGTTGAGGACAAAAATAAAGAAAACTTGGAAAAAGCTAAAAGTGCAGATGAGATAAAAGATTATTACGATAATTTTTTAGAGAGATTGAAGTACGACCATATTAGAGAGAATCCAAGACATTCACGTGTGAAAGATACTCTTTCAAAACTCGTCAGACCTTATATCAAAGTTCTTGACATAGGCTGCGGGACCGGCATCACGTCATACTTTATGGCTTCTAAAGGTGCAATTGTTACTGCGATCGATTTGTCTGACAAGTTGATCGAATTTGCAAAGCAAAATTCTTATCATTCCAACATTACTTACATCGTCGCTGATGCTACAAAATTAGAACTAAACAGGAGCGACTTTGATCTTATCACAATTGTAGATTCTATGGAACATATTCCTCAAAACATCGTAAATGATCTCTTCAAAGTTATAAAAAATCACAGCAATTCTTCAACAGTGATTTATCTAAATATTCCGGATGCGAGGTACCAAACTTTCTTAAGAAATAACTATCCGGACAGATTGCAAATAGTTGATGAGACGTATTATCTTGATTTTCTTTTCAAAAAATTCGGTGAAATTGGTTTTGAGCCTATTTATGTAAACATATACGGATTAGACGTACCCTATCAGTATGACGAAATAGTCTTTGTCACAAAAGAATACCTTGAGAATACTTACAATGTGGAATTTTCTAAGTACAAATAA
- a CDS encoding tetratricopeptide repeat protein: protein MNDEIQKLIQLGDYSKAFEMIDKLEDNEPKKHNFLGMIYFNQGKLTEAKEAFEKGLRYSPIDSDLLFNYGYVYYSIMDMF, encoded by the coding sequence ATGAATGATGAAATTCAAAAATTAATACAATTGGGTGACTATTCAAAAGCTTTTGAAATGATTGATAAGCTTGAAGATAATGAGCCAAAAAAGCATAACTTTCTTGGGATGATATACTTCAACCAGGGAAAACTAACTGAAGCAAAAGAAGCATTTGAAAAGGGACTTAGATATTCCCCAATTGATTCTGATTTATTATTCAATTATGGATATGTTTATTATTCAATTATGGATATGTTTTGA
- a CDS encoding pyridoxal phosphate-dependent aminotransferase, which yields MVSKRAVETPASPIRRLVPYADEAKKRGINIYYLNIGQPDIKTPSVWYEYIDKYKPEVVAYTHSQGLLELREAFSKYYARHNIHVSADEIMVTNGGSEAIMFALGVVCDPGDEVITIEPFYANYLGFASYLNVKLVPVTAHTEDGYRLPPMSEFEKVVSPKTKAILFSNPSNPTGTVYTYEEMKQIVEFAKKHNLVIISDEVYREFTFDGRKHISVFHFEGIEEQTIMVDSISKRYSACGARIGTLVTKNKEFYKSALKFAQARLCPAETTQFGAIGLLTLGEEYTNSVRDEYQKRRDATYEAMKEIPGVVVHKPEGAFYLSAKLPVDNAEDFIIWMLKEFNVDGKTTMVSPLSGFYATPGAGMSEIRIAYVLEAEKLADAVRILGEGIREYNKRK from the coding sequence ATGGTATCAAAAAGGGCAGTTGAAACACCCGCAAGTCCAATAAGAAGATTGGTCCCGTACGCAGACGAAGCTAAAAAAAGAGGTATAAATATTTACTATCTCAACATAGGACAGCCGGATATAAAGACTCCAAGCGTGTGGTACGAATATATCGATAAATACAAACCAGAAGTCGTTGCATACACTCATTCTCAGGGTCTTTTAGAACTCAGGGAAGCTTTTTCAAAATACTACGCAAGGCATAACATACACGTGAGCGCCGACGAAATAATGGTAACAAACGGTGGAAGCGAAGCGATAATGTTTGCTCTTGGTGTCGTATGCGACCCAGGTGATGAGGTTATCACAATAGAACCATTCTACGCAAATTACCTTGGATTTGCTTCCTATCTAAATGTCAAACTTGTTCCCGTGACTGCCCACACTGAAGACGGCTATCGACTGCCGCCGATGAGTGAATTTGAAAAGGTTGTCAGCCCAAAAACGAAAGCTATTCTCTTCTCAAACCCGTCGAATCCAACGGGCACAGTCTACACCTACGAAGAGATGAAGCAAATTGTTGAATTCGCAAAGAAGCATAATCTTGTGATAATCTCGGACGAAGTGTACAGGGAATTCACATTCGACGGCAGGAAACACATATCAGTATTTCATTTCGAAGGAATCGAAGAACAGACGATAATGGTTGACAGTATATCGAAAAGGTACAGCGCCTGCGGCGCAAGGATAGGAACGTTGGTAACCAAGAACAAAGAATTTTACAAAAGCGCTCTCAAATTTGCACAGGCAAGGCTTTGTCCAGCGGAGACAACACAATTCGGTGCTATTGGATTGCTTACACTTGGCGAGGAATACACAAATTCAGTGAGGGATGAATACCAAAAAAGAAGAGACGCAACATACGAAGCGATGAAAGAAATCCCTGGGGTAGTTGTACACAAACCTGAGGGAGCGTTCTACCTCTCTGCAAAGCTTCCAGTTGACAATGCGGAAGACTTTATAATCTGGATGCTCAAAGAATTCAACGTTGACGGAAAAACGACGATGGTATCACCGCTCAGCGGATTCTACGCAACGCCAGGAGCAGGAATGAGTGAAATAAGGATAGCGTACGTACTTGAAGCCGAAAAGCTCGCAGACGCCGTGAGGATACTTGGGGAAGGGATAAGGGAATATAATAAAAGAAAATAA
- a CDS encoding IMPACT family protein: MELENFKTLEGRTQIKINIERSIFIATLHQASSEEEARAFISEIHKTYIDATHNCPAYRVITKSDIVEFSSDAGEPSGTAGLPMLNTLRKYGLLNVAVVVTRYFGGVKLGVRGLIDAYSLAVQRAIEEAENNNRIIVKRRAYKQKLKIDFLSYGKKMQQLSYIGVTILDISYTEEYAYLEVLHDKPLDLPEVESREEVYV, from the coding sequence TGAGGGAAGAACTCAGATTAAGATAAACATAGAAAGGTCCATATTCATCGCGACTCTACATCAAGCAAGTTCAGAAGAAGAGGCAAGGGCTTTCATATCAGAAATCCATAAAACTTACATAGATGCAACGCATAACTGCCCTGCATATAGGGTTATAACTAAGAGCGATATTGTTGAATTTTCCTCAGACGCGGGAGAACCATCTGGAACAGCTGGACTTCCCATGCTTAATACATTAAGAAAATACGGCTTGTTGAACGTGGCAGTAGTTGTAACGAGGTACTTTGGCGGGGTGAAACTCGGCGTTCGAGGGCTCATCGATGCGTACTCTTTAGCTGTTCAAAGAGCTATTGAGGAAGCAGAAAACAATAATCGCATAATTGTGAAAAGAAGAGCATACAAGCAAAAATTAAAGATAGATTTCCTTTCATACGGCAAAAAAATGCAACAGCTCAGCTATATCGGAGTTACCATACTTGATATTTCGTACACCGAAGAATATGCTTATCTTGAAGTGTTGCACGATAAACCATTAGACCTACCCGAAGTTGAGAGTAGAGAAGAAGTATACGTGTAG